One window of Oncorhynchus masou masou isolate Uvic2021 chromosome 33, UVic_Omas_1.1, whole genome shotgun sequence genomic DNA carries:
- the LOC135527472 gene encoding coiled-coil domain-containing protein 42 homolog codes for MLAPSSRLLQKRREAMEVNNAMTLQREDFESTLRALRIRKDELIEKEGQMKEYLQKFDNFLKENEVKRCRAVRKAGRERELTNQKQVDLLTLQEETKALVKERDRLEKRVQKNAIYPHYLDKVVQASEQFQEARQVMSRYDTLMLTREDLVRTTQQNQDSTENARAQLARFTEQSNDTLLHYNNTLAQLQSQLDKARAEGMIWESRWAHIQNTAAKKTLLLGTIKMATLNLYQCVCKRAKDTGESPIAPEDTIKQLEKVFRGHFH; via the exons ATGCTGGCCCCCTCCTCCCGTCTCCTGCAGAAGAGACGGGAAGCCATGGAGGTCAACAATGCTATGACGCTGcaaagagag GATTTTGAGTCAACTCTCAGAGCCCTGAGAATCCGCAAGGATGAGCTCATAGAGAAGGAGGGCCAGATGAAGGAATATCTGCAGAAATTTGACAACTTTCTGAAG GAGAACGAGGTGAAACGATGTCGAGCTGTTAGGAAGGCCGGCCGAGAGAGGGAACTGACCAATCAGAAGCAGGTGGACCTGCTCACTCTCCAGGAGGAGACGAAAGCTCTCGTCAAAGAGAGGGACCGTCTGGAGAAACGAGTGCAGAAGAATGCCATATACCCCCATTACCTTGATAAAGTGGTACAGGCCAGTGAACAG TTTCAGGAGGCCAGACAGGTGATGTCTCGCTACGACACGTTGATGCTGACCCGGGAGGACCTGGTACGGACCACCCAGCAGAACCAGGACAGCACAGAGAATGCCCGGGCCCAGCTGGCCCGCTTCACAGAGCAGAGCAATGACACCCTgctgcactacaacaacactCTGGCCCAGCTACAGAGCCAGCTGGACAAGGCCCGTGCTGAGGGCATGATTTGG GAATCGAGATGGGCACACATTCAGAACACAGCTGCCAAGAAGACACTGCTGTTGGGCACAATCAAGATGGCCACTCTTaatctgtaccagtgtgtgtgcaAGAGAGCGAAAGACACTGGGGAATCGCCTATTGCTCCAGAGGACACTATTAAGCAGCTGGAGAAG GTATTCAGAGGGCATTTCCACTAG